A window from Methanocella sp. encodes these proteins:
- a CDS encoding cytochrome c biogenesis protein CcdA translates to MVLIYSHGCVACERARPVTMQALSDINNSTTIKVNYVEYVDTSKEGLEYIDRYHLNGVPGMVINGNTVIGSDEFEGDRGVVYNLIIQKIKDANQYKVPVTIDRTIIRDPSNASMLIVSNTIRNEGNETVILSFSDGEGNGINVIAGKASWEGAIQPGNSVSLAYNATVSGDIDRTQSPEITYLDTEGSHVIVMPEDTVPPVYRFDVLTLLAAGVIAGFNPCIIAILIFISAEVASATGNKWDVMLNVLVFCLGILVVYLLIGAGLFEAVSFIPWLSDYLEYAVIIIILALAAYSFLNAYQRYSGKAPGAATRSLIASVKPLYTKYRLAGSFLLGGLFGMVKMPCAGGIYLAILSKIVLSKEVISGAFYLLVFDFGVILPVLALGLLLALGFGAERMEKIRSRHAVLLHILNGSILVLLAAGFFFNII, encoded by the coding sequence GTGGTATTGATCTATAGCCACGGCTGCGTCGCCTGCGAAAGGGCCAGGCCCGTGACCATGCAGGCGCTCTCGGACATTAACAATAGTACGACGATCAAGGTCAATTATGTGGAATACGTCGACACTTCTAAGGAAGGGCTGGAATACATCGATCGGTATCATCTAAATGGCGTCCCGGGGATGGTCATCAATGGAAATACGGTAATAGGATCGGACGAGTTCGAGGGCGACCGGGGAGTCGTGTATAACCTGATAATACAAAAGATCAAGGACGCAAACCAGTATAAAGTGCCAGTAACAATAGACAGGACGATCATTAGAGACCCTTCAAATGCGTCCATGCTGATCGTGTCGAATACCATCCGGAATGAGGGCAATGAGACGGTGATCTTGAGCTTTTCCGACGGGGAAGGTAACGGCATAAATGTCATAGCGGGAAAAGCATCCTGGGAAGGTGCGATTCAGCCCGGCAACAGTGTCAGCCTTGCTTATAATGCCACGGTAAGCGGCGACATCGACAGGACGCAGAGCCCTGAGATAACGTATCTGGACACGGAAGGGTCCCATGTGATAGTCATGCCGGAAGATACAGTCCCGCCCGTATATCGCTTCGACGTCCTTACGCTTTTGGCCGCCGGCGTGATAGCCGGATTCAATCCGTGCATCATCGCCATCCTGATATTCATATCGGCGGAAGTCGCATCTGCAACGGGAAATAAGTGGGACGTGATGCTAAACGTCCTTGTCTTTTGCCTGGGCATACTGGTAGTATACCTTCTTATCGGCGCGGGACTCTTCGAGGCAGTGAGCTTTATTCCCTGGCTGAGCGACTATCTGGAGTATGCGGTCATCATCATAATCCTGGCTCTCGCCGCCTATTCGTTTTTAAACGCGTACCAGAGGTATAGCGGCAAAGCGCCGGGAGCAGCTACTCGCAGCCTGATCGCGTCGGTCAAGCCGCTATATACAAAATACCGTCTGGCGGGGAGCTTTCTGCTGGGCGGCCTGTTCGGCATGGTAAAAATGCCCTGCGCCGGTGGCATATACCTCGCCATCCTGAGCAAGATCGTATTGTCAAAAGAGGTAATTTCGGGGGCCTTTTACCTGCTCGTCTTTGACTTTGGGGTCATTTTGCCGGTGCTTGCCCTTGGGTTATTATTAGCGCTGGGCTTTGGCGCGGAACGCATGGAAAAGATAAGGTCCCGCCATGCGGTGCTTCTTCATATCCTGAATGGCTCTATTCTGGTACTACTTGCGGCCGGGTTCTTTTTTAATATCATTTAA
- a CDS encoding carboxymuconolactone decarboxylase family protein — protein MKFENTIKSLFGKEPDEAVKELLKNIEEDYGEVPFILQAMSDKPNVLLPKIIYDDAVLRSPEHLDEKTVELITIGVATALKCDHCLNMHLRVAARKGISDDEVFEAILIGSALSSTAVMAQAMRVYENHKKEFKAKEEIGGECEGCIAYENHNGRHKIE, from the coding sequence ATGAAGTTCGAGAACACGATCAAGAGCCTGTTCGGCAAGGAGCCAGATGAGGCTGTCAAGGAGCTCCTCAAGAACATTGAGGAAGACTATGGCGAAGTTCCATTCATCCTCCAGGCGATGAGCGACAAGCCCAACGTCCTCCTGCCGAAGATCATCTACGACGACGCCGTCCTGAGGAGCCCCGAACACCTGGACGAGAAGACGGTCGAGCTGATCACCATCGGGGTCGCCACGGCTCTAAAGTGCGACCACTGCCTGAACATGCACCTCCGCGTCGCGGCCCGAAAAGGCATCTCGGACGACGAGGTCTTCGAAGCCATCCTCATCGGCAGCGCGCTTTCCAGCACCGCCGTCATGGCGCAGGCCATGCGCGTCTATGAGAACCATAAAAAAGAGTTTAAGGCGAAAGAGGAGATCGGCGGCGAATGCGAGGGCTGTATCGCCTACGAGAACCATAACGGCAGGCATAAGATCGAATAA